The Bacteroidales bacterium genomic interval GAGGCTATCAGCATACTCGCAGAGCACAAAATCCCCTTGTTTTTTAAAGGCGATTCTGAAGATATCATAAATGAAAACCCAATTATTCCAATTGCTGAAAAACTTAAAGTGCTTTTTGTTTTTGATTTACAAAAAGATAAATTGATATACAAAATAGAAACCAAACTGGGCGAGAACAAAATAAAGTTTGATGAGAAAAACACAATAATCTTAAATTATGACCCTTGTTGGCTTATATACAAAAACATGTTTATCCAAGTTGATAACAATGTTGACGGCAAAAAAATTGAACCTTTTTTAAAAAAAGATTTTGTTTCTGTTGAAAAAGCTCATATTGAAAACTATCTGAACCGCTTTGTGAAACAAATTATTGCATTATATCCATACAAATTAATTGGAATAAATGAAAATAATTACAATAAAAATCCCATTCCAGAACTCAGCATAGAAACAACATTAACTAACGAAACAGCTTTAGCTCTATATTTTAACTATCAAAATGAAAAATTTGAATATAGATCGGAAAGGTCGTCGTATATTCGTCTTATTAAAGAAAACTCTGGTTTTACTTTTAATATTATTCGCCGCAACACTACTTTTGAAGAGGAAATTGTTAATTGGCTTAAAGATAATGGCTTGGTTCTTTCAGTAGGTTCTTATTTTTTACCTATAAATATACATTTAAACAAAAATGGCAAACAAAACGGTCAAAGAACATATGATGTTATCAATTTTATTAATGAAAATGCAACTTATTTTAATAATAATGCCATAAAAATTTCTAAATCATTATACAAAAACTTTTTTATAGGAAATATACAACTTTTTAAAGAACACTCACAAAAGCAAGATTGGTTTGATTTAAAAATTCATGTGCAATTTGGAGATTTTAAAATCCCATTCAGTGCTTTGAAAAAAAATATTTTAGACAATAATCGTGAATTTATTTTACCAGATGGAAACATTGCAATATTACCTTCTGAATGGTTCTCAAAATTTCACGACTTAGCTATTATTGGAAAAATAAGTGGGGAAAACATAAAAGTAAAGAAAAATCAATTTAGTCTTATAAGCAAATTACTTGATGGCGAAAGCAAACTTGAAAACTTTTTACAAAAGTCAAGTGCGGGCGATTTTCCAATTGAAGACCCACCAGAAGGCTTGTTAAAAACACTTCGCCCTTATCAGCAAAAAGGAATGAGTTGGTTTATGTATTTAGAAAAGAATAATTTTGGAGGCTGCTTGAGCGATGATATGGGCTTGGGTAAAACCATTCAAGTTATTGCGTTCCTTCTAAAAATGAAGCAATTAAATGCTGCTAAAACAAAAGAAAAAACAGATGAGTATTCAAATACATCTTTGATTATAATGCCACTTTCGTTAATCCATAACTGGCAAAATGAGATACAAAACACTGCTCCGGATTTAAAAGTTTTGAACCACACAGGTACATTTAGATCTTTCAATGAAGAAGCTATAAGCAAACACGACCTTGTTTTAACCACTTATGGAACAATTAGGAATGATTATGAAAAATTTAGCAAATACCCATTCCGCTTTATTTTTTTAGACGAAAGTCAATACATAAAAAACCCTGAAAGCAAAGTATTTGCAGCTGTTTCAAAATTAAATAGCAAGCAAAGATTTGTTTTAACAGGCACTCCAATTGAAAACAGCTTGATTGACCTATGGTCGCAACTACAATTTGTAAATCCCGGCATTTTAGGCGACTTAAAATATTTTAGAAATAAATTCTTTCAACCTATAGAACGCAAAGGCTCTAAGTCTTCGGAAAAAAGATTTAAACAAATTATAAATCCATTTATCCTACGCCGCACAAAAGACGAAGTTGCTAAAGAATTGCCAGAATTAACAGAAAAAATCCATTTTTGCCAAATGACTCCTGAGCAAAATGAAATTTATGAAAAAAGAAAATCTGAAATTCGCAATTTTATTTTAGAAAGCACAAAAAAATTAGGTCAAGAAAAAGCTTACATGATTATCTTATCTGGACTAATGAAACTTAGATTGCTAGCTAATCATCCAATAATAAACGAAAGAAATTTCGTTGGTGAATCTGGCAAATTCATTCAAGTTACTGAAAGCATAAAAAAAGTGCTAGATGGAAATCATAAGTTGCTTATTTTCTCTCAATTTGTGAAGCATCTTTCTTTATACGAATCTTGGTTAAATGAACAAAACATACCTTATTTAAAACTAACTGGTCAAACTAATATTGCTGAAAGAGAAAATATGATTAAAAAATTTCAAAAAGACCCCAACTACAATATTTTCCTAATTTCTCTAAAAGCAGGAGGCGTAGGCTTAAATCTAACTGCTGCCGATTTTGTTTTTCTTTTAGACCCATGGTGGAATCCTGCTGTAGAGCAGCAAGCCATAAATAGAACTCATAGAATTGGGCAAGATAAAAAAGTTATTTCTTATAAATTTATCACAGAAAACAGCATTGAAGAGAAAATAATGGCAATGCAAGATAAGAAAAAGGATTTGTTTAATAATTATATAAACTATAAAAACAAATCCTTAATAAATCAAAACGAATTAGTAGATCTTCTCTACTAAAAAACCCATATTACTAAATTAATTATTATATATAACTTTTATATTTTTATTTTCTCTTGATGTGCTAACGTTTACAATATATATAGCAGCAGGCAAAATTTCTTCTATTTTAAAATTGTTTTGTCCAATTGTGGAATTTACTCCTCCCTTATAAATCAATCTTCCTGTTATATCAAACATGTTTATTTTAACATATTCTTCATTTTCACTATAAAAAGAAATATTTATAAAGTTATTTTCATCAGAATAAGCATAAATATTGGAACTGTATAAATTTAATTTGCATTCTGACTTTTTAATTCCTAAAATTTCATGCTTACCATCGAAATCTGTTTGGCTTAAACGATAATATTTCACGCCATCGAAAGCGTAAGAATCTTTGTAAGAATAATTTTTAAATTCATTTGAGTTTCCTGCACCCAAAACAGTTGCTATAAAACTCCAATCATTTTCATTAAAAGAACGTTCTATTGTAAAAAAATGATTATTTGTTTCTGATGCTGTTGCCCAATCAATTACAGAAGCACCATCATCTAAGCACTTAACATCGAAAGAATATAATTCCACAGGCAAAACAGGATCCATGTGGCTTAAAATCCACGTATAAAAATTACCAGAGCCCGCATTAATAGAATTAACCTGATTTGCTGCTGCATTATTAACACCATATAAAGGAGTTCCTGAACTCCATAAAGGATCCCACTCTGTACCATTCCAATATTGGGCTAATAATGAACTTTCAGTAATTGTATTAGCTGGCGCATATTCAATATCTCTA includes:
- a CDS encoding T9SS type A sorting domain-containing protein, with the protein product MRILVLLFIFMWAFASSQNNALILNNNVVVSLNANVVLTINQTNPSGIAVTGSGLGYIQSESEGNRVAWHINAGTGNYVIPFGVGGSKIDMSYNISAAGSSSGTLVASTYATANNNTGYPNLYSPAVTNMYLNGNPVDYSLFAVDRFWILRKANWTTDPTSSLTLTYRDIEYAPANTITESSLLAQYWNGTEWDPLWSSGTPLYGVNNAAANQVNSINAGSGNFYTWILSHMDPVLPVELYSFDVKCLDDGASVIDWATASETNNHFFTIERSFNENDWSFIATVLGAGNSNEFKNYSYKDSYAFDGVKYYRLSQTDFDGKHEILGIKKSECKLNLYSSNIYAYSDENNFINISFYSENEEYVKINMFDITGRLIYKGGVNSTIGQNNFKIEEILPAAIYIVNVSTSRENKNIKVIYNN
- a CDS encoding DEAD/DEAH box helicase codes for the protein MVIDLKQKYKLVFAIENSETFDWLLKPYAVQIMKNGMFAYNHVPVTSQTIKHYTKDYSEAEFSVISILDNCHNSMLAQTIGHGKYRSKDFFKELSINEKLKKRAVKFLRKKVDEAISILAEHKIPLFFKGDSEDIINENPIIPIAEKLKVLFVFDLQKDKLIYKIETKLGENKIKFDEKNTIILNYDPCWLIYKNMFIQVDNNVDGKKIEPFLKKDFVSVEKAHIENYLNRFVKQIIALYPYKLIGINENNYNKNPIPELSIETTLTNETALALYFNYQNEKFEYRSERSSYIRLIKENSGFTFNIIRRNTTFEEEIVNWLKDNGLVLSVGSYFLPINIHLNKNGKQNGQRTYDVINFINENATYFNNNAIKISKSLYKNFFIGNIQLFKEHSQKQDWFDLKIHVQFGDFKIPFSALKKNILDNNREFILPDGNIAILPSEWFSKFHDLAIIGKISGENIKVKKNQFSLISKLLDGESKLENFLQKSSAGDFPIEDPPEGLLKTLRPYQQKGMSWFMYLEKNNFGGCLSDDMGLGKTIQVIAFLLKMKQLNAAKTKEKTDEYSNTSLIIMPLSLIHNWQNEIQNTAPDLKVLNHTGTFRSFNEEAISKHDLVLTTYGTIRNDYEKFSKYPFRFIFLDESQYIKNPESKVFAAVSKLNSKQRFVLTGTPIENSLIDLWSQLQFVNPGILGDLKYFRNKFFQPIERKGSKSSEKRFKQIINPFILRRTKDEVAKELPELTEKIHFCQMTPEQNEIYEKRKSEIRNFILESTKKLGQEKAYMIILSGLMKLRLLANHPIINERNFVGESGKFIQVTESIKKVLDGNHKLLIFSQFVKHLSLYESWLNEQNIPYLKLTGQTNIAERENMIKKFQKDPNYNIFLISLKAGGVGLNLTAADFVFLLDPWWNPAVEQQAINRTHRIGQDKKVISYKFITENSIEEKIMAMQDKKKDLFNNYINYKNKSLINQNELVDLLY